The nucleotide sequence AATACTGACTTGGTACAAAGAGGCCAACAGTACCAAGAAAAATGCCCTGTGGAATTAAATCATCATCACTATAGGCTGAACGAATGAAACACTGCAGGGtaaatgctttcatgttgtttatggcAAATTCTAATTGTTAATTTTTAGTTCGCTCAAATAACTGATGCTCATTGGTAATTTTttagacaattctctgtaaaccctatagatagttgtgcatgaaattcaccagtttctgaaattctTGGACCAGACCATCTGACATCAATAACCATTCTTTCTTctacattctgatgctcagtttgaacttcagcagataaTCTTGACCGTTTTTACATGCCTTAAAGTCTGCGTTCACATTGTTATAAGGTGAATTAGTCCACGGAATTTtttagttttggtaatcttcaatcaaagtctgaccatttccTGGAGTGGCTGTCGTTCTCTTGACGTGAATttgagggcttccatagcaactgcataccaatattcttaaccacacctcTCTCACCGTTAATTTGCTataagggaatgatgcacaaaagaaaGCCCTATCCTGTAaacaatattctgtttcagttggaagtacatcaacatactaaaacaaaagtctcagcaatttccagttcacatggactttaaaggATTAGGTTactcaaaaataaaattctaTTTTCATTACTCACCCTTATGCATTGCgtttccaatcccctgagaccttcattcatcattggaacacaaattaagatattttagaagaaATCCGAGAGCTCTTTGACCCATCATAGACAGAAACGATCCAGAGATATTCAAAGTTCAAATGTACTACTGTAATTATATGAAGCACTAAACAATTTTGTGcaccataaaaaatgtaaaaacgacTTGTTCATAGTTTAATTCAGGCAATACAATGCTTACGTGCTTCACTGCTGACTGTAATGACATGATATTGTACTGCCTATAATAAATGCAAACCCAGAAGAGGAAGAGCTTGCTCAACTAGCGgtctgtgagtcctaatgccccagtttagtgaaggggacactactgTCGGTGAGCGCCGTCtatcggatgagacgttaaactgaggtcctgactctctgtggtgattaaaaatcctatggcacttttcgtaaagagtaggggtgtaaccccagtgtcctggctatatttcctccatcggcccttaaccatcatggcctcccaatcatccccatccacagaactcctcactgtctctccactccaccaatagctggtgtgtggtgagcgcactggcgccgttgtactgtggctgccgtcgcatcatccaagtggatgctgcacactggtggtggtgtggagaaaaCCCCTCAtcattgtgaagcgctttgggtgtatggccatacacgataaatgcactatataaatacacattacattacattacaacaacTGAATACTTCCAATTGCTCTCATATTATTGGCTGAGTGCATATTAAAATTAGCAAGCAGTTAAACAGTAATAAAGTGGTCATTGAGTGGATTCAGCGGCTGAACAGCATTTGTACCTGCAACCTTTTAGCAAACAGTAAAACCTTTTAGTACATTTCTGTTTAATCTTCGGGTTTAGCAAGTCACCTCTAGAATTCACTGATTGTAGCTGTAATGTTATTTAATCGACAGGATGACTGACTGCTGTCAGATGTGATCACACTGCTGGAAAACAACCTGCGGGAGAAAAACACAATCCTGTGCACTCACTGCCTACAATATTGGtgtattttactgcattttaggTTTATTATAACAAAGTGATTCAATGTAGATTTTGTagattatttatacatatatattttattatatgtgtaatatatagtGCACAAGGCTCTTCATGTCAGGTTAGCTGTGGGAAATAGTGTAATGTTTAATTCAATTTTCAAAGATATTAATGATAGCAAAGAAACCACATCTCCCTCTAAACACCCACATGCATTTTTTCATGCCAGTGAACATTTCTCTGGCATATATTTAAGTCtgtacacacacactgactcactGCTagacatgtgcacacacacacactcacagacacacacacacacgtacacgtaCACTCCATATACCTGTTGGTCTGTGTTTTTGCAGTACTTCCATGCAGCGAGCTTAAATGTGATGTTTTCTCACCATCTGAtcaaaaaaagtcactttttgcAAGTGTGTAGGAGGTCCTTTGAGGACATAGTGATAAACTCTTCTAAGTTAATTAGCAGTCTCGAAAGACCAGATCAGAGAAGCGGACTCCTGATAGAACTGTGGATCTGCCAGTATGAATCAAAAgacttacaaaaacaaacatgactGACTAGATTTGGTGAAACTGGACAGAAATAGTTGTTCTGATTTTATCGTACAATAGAGAGAGATTTTGTGTCTCTCACGCTTCACCTTTCCCAACAATTTTGTCACCTTGAGTGAGGCTGATGGGACGACATGTGTGGGCGTCTTGCGTCAGGAATCGGATATCTATCCATAGGAAAAAATTGCTTCTAATTGTTTCATTAAATGCGTTCATGGTGAAAGGCAGTAATTGGTTGGGGGCGGGGTGAGTAAGCCTTGCCTAAAATGGCCTGGAAGACGACAGCACCCCATAGACTCTTGCAAATCAATATAGAGGTTGACAGGATGTTTAAAAGCTTAATGTACGGACGTCTTCTCTTGCTGTGCAGGGGACCATCTGACACTCCTGGGGTGATGATTACATTTTTGATAATAGTTATGAGATGCTTTTAGGAGATACTCTTGAAATGGTATTTGGGAAATGAATATCCCTATTACAATTAACAATGGAAGCAAAAGGTCAAAACATTAAAATCTTATAGAAACTCTTTTTCATTCTGATCTCATTTCATCTGTCTGACAGCGTCTGATATCAAATTGTAAATTGCGTATTTTCTATTACTATCAGATTTTGTATAAGGTGGTTGTTTTGTGATGAACTGCAATTTCTTGCGAATTTACTTtattgtatttgcatgtgtttgtttttaacatcCCAGTCATATGCTTCATTAAAAACAGGCTTACAGTAATCTATATGCCAAGCAGCTggaaaaaactacttttaaaattaattaaatggatagttcacccaaacatttaaattctgtcatcatttacaacaAAATAGAAGTCACATATATCTAAAAGATCCTGATTAGGATGTTCTCAATCTGATGTTGATATTTCCATTAGGTGTGCAAAATTAGACCCAGCTGACTCACTGCAGGTACAACATCACCTGAACCTTGAGCAGAAGTCAGAACTACTGTCACAGTGAATCACAGGCTTTACTGAACTCAGATAAATTATTTAACACCGTGACACTGTATGTGAACTCAGTTCAGCCCACCGTTCAGAAAGAGAAAGGCAGAAACTGTTCACTAAAAATATGCCAGGGAAAAAACTGTTAAACAcagaacatttaattaaatactcAGAATCAAAATTACGGGTTTAAAACTTTTTGCtttcctctctctctcatttacaTTTGTGTGATTAAGCTGCTGCATATAAACTTTAGCAAACAAAATATGGAGTATACCGCCCCCTTGAGGTCAATAGGAAAACAAGAAAAAGGCATTATTAAAAGGAGGATTCACTGGACAATATTACGTCTCAAAATTTACAAACCCTCCACTTCTTCTAAACctgtcaaggtttttttttccttctgttgaactcaaaatatattttgaagaattttggaaaccgGTAGCAATTAGCTTCCATGGTATTTAATGCATGTCAGTCTGATTACAAGtgtcttcaaaatatgtttgtttgggAATGGAATGGATTTGACCTTTTTACCTACACCTTTACCTTCCGTGTAGATGAATCTTCTCAGAAGACATCACTTTGTTTGTGAAGCGGGTAATTACGTTTGTTCTCAGTGCACTGGAAGTATTCAATACTGATGCTTTGGATGAATTAATTAGCTTCGTCGTGGTTGAGCTGCCATTAGTCTGCCACATGTTCAGAGGTCATTATAAGCACAATTAGTATGTTTTCCCCCTGAAATGTTCTTGTTTGAACGTTCTGTACTGTTAAAATGCCTGCTTGTACTCTTATGTCACCACCAGACTCTCAGTCTTTGTCTTTTGTAATACTAATTTGCTGTCATTGTATGAGCGGATGTCTCGCCTTCTCGTGAATTAACAAAAGCTCAGAGAGGGTGCCCCAGCATCGGCCGCTGTCTCCCGGGGAAACAGCCCGGGTAAACAAGAGAGAATCTCCGCGCAACCGGCACCGGCGGCGGCAGCAGCGCTCGTGTTGTGATTGCTGGGAAATTGGCGCGCGCAGCACTTTCATCCTCCTCAGAGCAAGACGGTGAGGTTTGCTAAAAATATTAATGCAGAACTCTGTTAACTGACTAAAATATAGAAATGAACTTCACTGTGgcttaataaatgttaatatttgattgACGAGCTCAAGGACTGAGAGATGGATAGAAAAGGAAACGTGCGCCGTGCCACTTCGGCTGGCTACCGGTTACCGGACCGACCCAACGGTCCTCTCGCCTCTCAGTCCTCGGTCTCAGTGTTCAGGCATTCCGCGGGCAGAGCACGAAATGGTGAGCCACCGGCGCAAAACGAGGACACTCGAGATCCCGTAAAGCAGGACCAGGTTTGGAGAGAGTTTGTACGCGCGGAGCGATCCGGCGTGAAAGAATGGTAAGAAAGCGAATATTACTCTCTTTCGTAGAAATATAATGCATTTACCGGTTTGTTACTCGCTTTCCCTGGAGTTACGTTGCTAATCTTTTCTTTCAACCTCTTAAATGTGCCATTGTTTGACCCGTTATTTGATACGGGATAGATTGTAGTTGACCAGGCGCCCCCTGGACGGTGTGTGTTACGGTTACTCATCTCCTGTTCTTTACCAACTGTATATACAGCCGTGCTTACTGTACACAAAACCACTGTCAAATGATAAAACCACAACAGTTTCGCTTCTTATTAATAATTCATGTCATAATGTCACTTGGTCATATGAAAAATCATGTTGTAAAATGCTAAATGCCATTTAATCACAGGGAGAAGAACTGGAGTTTCCTGATGAACTTTGACCAGCTGGTAAGAGACCACTGACTCTTTAGCAATCACTCAACTTTGTTGCTGACAGATTTTATTCtgtatttagaattttaaaaatgattacagctataataaatacatatataaaagatGTATTTCAAAACATCGTTAAAATGCTATATCAGGACTGCCAATTGATTAAACTCGTTGTGAAATTAAGTATACACTGTTTAAATTACTTAACATGTTTCTTTGCATAATTTGCAATATccagcaaaataaaaaatgaagcaTCAGCTTGAAGGACAACCCACAAACCCTTTATTAAGCGAAATTTTGGTGACTCTCTGAAAAAGGACATTTTTAGACTCTAAGGAGTCCAAAAGTAGTGAATATTAACGAGCTGATATAGGGAGtccatatatttaatacatttatatgtgcaaatgaaaaaaatatctattacaGAACAAAACTTTTCTAAATGTACAGTGTACAGTTCTTGCACAGTGTAATAGCAAAGAGCATGTTAACATTTTAGATAATCAAAAAGCATTATTCTGAATATACCATTTATTAAAGCTGTAATTAGTGGCCAAGCACCAAAGGTGTGCAACCACCTTTTAAAATCATTGacattcctattattattattattattattattattattattattattattattattattattattccgctgAGATTTGAATGGCAGCCAATAGAACCGTTTGCAGGAAAGTTGTATAATTTGGCACACTGGCAGAGAACAGTCTCaaaattttaccacaataaattTAAAATCTCTAATCTTCTttgaatgtcaaaaaaaaaaaaatctcaaaattatAGTTTTATATGCTTATGGCTAAATGATCTAAGGTTTTGCCTGCACAGTCTTGGCGCAGCGCCACCTTGTGGTCATGAGATATGAAAAAAGCTCTTTTTGCTTATATCTCATGAACACTTTGGCCAAAATACAAAATTGACAATTACAttggtttatttacatttagagtgACATTCAGAGTTAATTGATATCCAATTTTTTCAATTTTGTGCATCTGCCATTTTAAATGTTgtctaaaatgatttattttgctATCATATATTGACATATAGTTAGGACACTAAGCATACATCTTCGACACCATGCATTGAAAGTACTCAAAAAGTTTTGGAGCAGCGCCACCTTGTGGCCAAAACTTATAAAGCTATTTCGAAAAAATGCTTTTGCTACTTTTAACTCATTGTCATGTGGTCTTCATCCATTCCTTGGATATTTCTGAGAACATTGATACCAAATTTCCCATAATTATCCAAACTTTCTGTCCGCCATTTTAATGTGGTTTGAAAAGCTACTTTTTGAACTCCTCCTAGATCATTTATCTGATTTTCACTATATTTGACTAGGTTATAGGTGTAACTGATTTTGTTTACTGCACCAACAAATGCACTTGCATGATGCCAAATTACACCCAAAGCTTTATCTCTACAACACTTAAAGATATTGACAATATATTATACcagtgtaaaggctgatttatacttctgcatcaagtgtgCTCTGGTGCAGCGatgcgtggtcgcatagccctcacagTGGCCGTCGGTGATGCTgtcgcgcacctctcaaaaaatgtaacaacacGATGCAAGAACGTGtggcgcaagctctgtgattggtcagcttggtagcactgacgagtgtgggcagagGTGAGAGGCGTGCGAGCTCGATTTAGCGATTGTTTCCATGTGTGAAGTCCGGAATAGGAGCTCTAGatagaaactgttgttttgtgtttaccttatgagtAAAATTGTCCGCCTATGTCCGccgtgcatacatcacgtgcataaatcccGCCATGGACATTatattaagatgcctaaaggttaaaaaagcctatatatcaaaagaagagggacaaatgagaacttttgtaaaatatagtaaaacagcttgtcaaaagctgcgaacatgATTACATACAGGAATTAAGAAAAGAGCGTTCTTTatttatcagctgttagtcagcacccgcttttttttcctggtcattgcgcctttgccgtgtgctgtgtaaatgcagacgatcggatacgactcacttttaaaagatgatgtaagcaggtcatcaaaaaaatcggatacagtcacaaaatcagaattgaccatcaagatctgcagtgtaaatgcagccaaaaagTATAAATGCGAGACTATGCGCATTGCATGCGCCgagggtcacaccgatcactcgacgcagaagtataaaccaggcttaattgTAACTCAAAATTGACCACACCACTTAAATGTGGTTACAGTGCCACCTATGGGTCAAGAGTTATGAACCATTCATTGACCATTATTAATGAAACTTACAAAATAGCTAAAAACATTTCACAGCTTACACTTATTGCAATTAAACTGGACTCAAATTATTACTTGGTTTATGCTGATAAAATAGACACCAATTAGACGCTAAACTTGAGGTGTGTCATCGTCATCTTACACTGAATACATCACATCAAATTAAGAACAGCTCCACCTATTGGTCAAAAGTTATAAACCAATAAATCGTTTATAAATTCATTGTTTTCAGGATGTTCTGATATTTTGAGTAAAATAGAATTCAAAATGTATTCAGAAACTCATTTTTCACTTGGtcccttaattgctgcttgcagctatatttgaCTTTATCTTCATTATTGAGTGTTTTATTGTTGTAAAAGCTGCATTATTATGCCTGCATGTTGTTTTTGTCCATGTTGCTCTCACAGGGTCATCCACGTACAGAAACTCCTCTCCCCAACTCAGTGTCTTTATATTCAGACCGACTCCCAAACACAAGTAACCAAATGTTCGGCAGCAGCGTGTACACTGAGTTAGGCAATGAAATGGTGCGGCTGGACAATCTGCTAATTCTGACATCCAACCACCGCAAGGCCAAAAGAAATCCAGAGATGCAACCCTGCTGAGGTTTACCAGGCACAGGATGTCTTCAAACTCTCTCTGGTGTATTAGACAGAGACTTCTTCCCTTCTCTAGAGATCTTCCCTTGGGTCATTCTGTTTCTCTCGCCTCTATCTGTTTAAACTCAAGAGTGTTCAGCAGGTTTttctgaatatatttatttttctctcgACAACCCAAATCCTAGCTGccaatatatgtatgcatgtgtgttttctgTAAGTTTGGCAGTGTGTTGAcagcttgtgattttttttattagattttatgttaACATTAATATGCATCTTTCTGTGTACTGTATAATGCTGGTGAAGGCAATCAAGAGGATCCTGTTTTTGGAATAgattatttgcataatatttttgTAGATAAACACAGGTACTCAGTATATAAATGCAAATAGTTACAATATTGGTCTCAAACGTTTAAGTCAGAACTTATTTTTCTGTGCGTCGAAAGAGTTACActcgtaaaaataaaaaaggctcCAAATGTTCGTATCTGCATCTAAAGAATCTTTTGTGCAATAGAAAGGttctacactggaaaaaaatcaGGGTAATGGTTGACATCTAAATTGTATTACTCAAccctttgaaaaataaataatttaccttTCACAATATTTCCTTCATCATGAGAACAATTTATACAACCTGGTACAAAACATATTTGTCTTGAAGAAAGCCAATTAATATAAATTctgtttttgttctaaacaagaaaatatagctttaatcaaaacaTCAATTCCCATAAAATGTTTATTCGTCCAATCAAAAAAATGTAGGATATTTTTTAAATCCATAAAAGTACAAAGCATATTGAGCAGTTTCTGTTTAGCATGCACTTGCCTGTGTGAGTGACCTTAAAAGTTTACATtagtcaaaacaaatatttcttagttGAACTCTTAATCCAAAACATTTATACTTAACTGTTTTGAACCTAAAATATATTACTTGAAAAAAAGCATGATAACTGAactaaaagaatttttttttaattggatgacGTACTGcttgatttttttcagtgtatatggaACCATCAATGTCAGTAAAGTCccattatttttaacagtgtactgtAGGTTGCAAGATTAAAAGCCTAAACACTAGATGTTTAATTCTTAACAGTTAAGTTTACAAATAGTCCTAGCCAACAGACATTTTATCCATGGAATGTTAGGATTGGAAACAATTTTTTGCCAAGACCTtctacatttacatatttataatctTGCCAAATTGTATTACAATAAAGTTTTCTTGTCTTAAACAGCCCTTTCTATCTAACGTCTTTTTTTGGATGTGGTTGCCTGATAACAGTCAGAGATGTTGCTGCTTCAAACTGtttgaacttttatttatttatttgttttcaaattggcttagtccctttattcatcaggggtcgccacagcggtatgaaccgccaacttatccagcatgtgttttacgctgcggatgcccttccagctgcaacccaacactgggtaacatccatacactcttgcattcacactcaaacactggccaatttggcttacctaattcacctaacccacgccaacacgaggaaaCATGCatctcaacacagaaatgccaactgacccagccggggctcaaaccagcaaccttcttgctgtgaggcgatcatgctacccactgtgccactgtgaagCCCCTGtttgaacttttatttattatttgatgtgTAATTGTTAAGTATATGTAATTGAGGTCAATTTTCTGAAGGTTTAACTTACATAAAAGGGAGTTGGTTTAGTCTTGCTTATATGAGACCAAATATATTTTAGGTAATATTTGTACAGCCAGGTTATTTCACATGTGTCTCTTTAAAGATAAAAATGCACCCTCTAGTGGGGGAGAAATGCCATCTTAAAGTAATACTTCCATTATTTACTGGAAAAATGTTTAATGCTCAGTTAAAATAGTTTGATTAAAAGTACCCCTACATATAACCCAAATATATGTTGTTATAGCAtcttcccaactatgggttattttaacacaatgcattgggttattttggttaaatttTAATTATCCATTCTCATATTACTATTCCTACTAGTACTAtactattaatttataattatggCTATGTAAATAATCAACATACTGTTTAAAAAATCctgaaaatgctttatttcctatacattttaaattccatacactttttgttaaattaaaacaagaatcacaaataataaagaaacagaacaaatatatttataatatttatatattaaattactcACTATTTTCATCAAGTTGATGAAAGTTATAGCTTTCTTTTTTGTGTTGTACACAacagaggatattttgaagaaagccattgattttcataaatattttttctagATGTCAGCGGTTACCTTTTTCCAtcaatggaagaaagaaactcacctGGTTTATGAgcagtaaagggtgagtaaatggcgGAATTGTCCGTTTTGGGTGAACCTTTAACAGCATCAACAAGTGGACATTTACTTTTTAATGTAGTTGAAGTTGCAGCTACAAGAGGTCGCTGTTTCACTTTTTCATTGAGAAATTCAAAAGGACAAAATGTGACTTAAACCCGTTTAAACCTTTATCCATTCTGCTGGAACAGGACCACATTTTATGAATCAAAACACAGGCTACGCCATAATGGAGGttcatttattttacaaacaCTAAACAAGCACACCATTTTATTTACCTCATTGCGTAGTCCATATGAtagcaaaacagttttttttaaatatatacattttataaacttatcaaaatatatatttataaacagttTACAACGTACACTACTCTGCAGCACCATGATTGAATAGTGTGGTATTTTCCCACATCCTGTGTTGAATCAACCCTCATTTTGTACTCAGCTCAATTCAGTCAACTACTGTTAATTTGATTACAACATAATCTATATTCATGTGTTTGGTAATTATGAGTAAAACATTAGGAGCGGATAACATTTCTTGATTCTTCAGTGATATGTGGTGGGTGTGTGAGAAACATTGATCCACCAGAGGATATTTGCATTCTCCTGTGAGCCGCCGCTTGTGGGCGAGACAGAGAGAAGTGAGGCTTTATGGGTAGTCTGCTGTTGTCGACTGTAGTGACGGATTCAGCCGATCGGTTCTTTTGAACCGCTCGTTTTAAGGAATCGTCTACCTAAGTGATTCGGGTAGTATTTCACGCCATAACGCAATTGCGTCATAACCTTTACTTTGTTATTTGGACattaatgaaaagttttattTTCATGAAGTTTGTTATCACTGGAAAAACGTTGAGAAGGTTTATCTACCAAAGTCCCTTTCTAGATATTCTAGCTAACATGCACATTTCATTTTATGATGTGTTTGAAGTTAATTGTTTCTGTTAATTTATGGGTGACTCTTGTAATTTTATATGAGACAGTTCACATACACAAGGTATAAAGCTGCATAATGTAAggcttttttaaaacattaaggtttaaaaaatctaattaaaaattattttaccaacAATAGCTAATTAAAAAGTAACTGTACAACCGTCTGAATTTTCGGCTCGTCCACATGTAAATGTATGCATTCAGTAAAACCTTTAGATAAAGTTCTGTTAGgcgcatttttattttattattaatgcaatGTGTTCTCGCATTTGAGTTCAAGAATCAAGCGATTTTTGTGAGCCGAATAAACCGACTCTTTCAAAAGATCCGAATCATAAGAACGACTCGCTTACGGATCGGACATCGCTAGTTGATGTCAGAGAAACGAACTCGAGGCTCGAGCATGGGCTCGAGCAACCTGCAGGAACACCGAGGAACCGATCCGCGGGACTGGCGGGACTAATCCACGAGTAACATGGGGAGACTCTTCAGAAAAGCGCACGCGAGTTACTTAAACTAATTAACTTTatcataaattaataataacatagaTAAAAAAACAACTGGTTCCGTTTGACGTCGCGTTGAGAGAGTGTTGCAGGATTGCGTTGGAGTTTGTGGACTGCAGCAGATGCTCGTCGCTGAACAACAGCAGCGTTGTTTATGAACTGGGGAAGATTTGAAGTCAGGCTCAGCCAGTCCGGAGAGCCCGGGAGAGGGGGAGAGGAGAGGAGACGAGGGGAGGGAGGAGAGAGGCGGGGAGGAGAGGGGCGCCCAGAAAACGCCCTGCTGCTGAATCCTCTCAAAATTAAAACTTTATCGCGCCATTGACGGCACGCTCGAATGATAGGATGGAAGTTTGATCCAGCACACTTGTTTAAAGTAACCACTTCATAGATTGTTTTTGTGACGGGAAGTTGGAGAACTTCAGTTTTCCCCATTGGATTATTTTTTTCGCTTTATTCTGGACAAGACCGGGGTACTTTTTTTGGAGGGCGGCGAGTCGGAGGCTGCCTAGGCCCGCTGCTGCTCGACAACTTGAAAGAAGATCCCGTATCTTTAATGTAAACCAGAAAAGTTGAGCAGATCGCCCTTCGTTGCTCAGACTGGCGCCAGGACGAGACAAAAATGTCGCTAGGAGCGGAGAGAAGGATGGAAAACCGGCTGAGACAACTGGAAGCCATGATCAAAGACCCGCGGTCTGCGATCAACTTGGAAAGTTTGCTGGTAAGTTCACCGTCCTTTTTCATGAATGTTTAATGCGCCTCGAAGATCCGTTGCCTAGTGACACGAGGAAATAAATAGCACGCGAGCAGCCTAACCGCGATGTTGCATTGCAGAAATGAACGTAACTGAGGAAGCTTGTCTCTTTTAGTATGCTCGCTATTTCTGCATAAACATCACCCCACTTCCTACTTCACTGGTCAGTAACTTGTGGATAACCTCCAGTCCCTAACCACCGAGTATTAAACTATTCGCATGCACACTTGCCATATTTGAATAGTTCTGCTGCGTCAAGTTGTGAGTTCATCTGTTGCCTCGCTCCAAATATAGTAATATTGTTGGCCTGCAACATGACAATTTCGTAATTCCCCCTTCCTGCTGTTGATGGGCTGTTTGGTTCTGGAAGTAGACTGTGCTGTTAGCTGGCCTGCAGGTGAGGGGATTGTGAGAGCACGAGTATTCACAGATTAATACAATATTGTGCACTTAATATGATTTATCTCACCTTTTTGTTGACTGGTAGATTCAAGTTCAGTGCCCTctgttatgtgtttgtttgtggcaCATGTTCAGCTCGACTAAAGTTAGTGCCAAGTGATTATGTCTGCACAGTGAGCTTGTCAGTCGGTTTATTTTTGACCTATCCATAGCTAAAAGTGTTGG is from Danio aesculapii chromosome 13, fDanAes4.1, whole genome shotgun sequence and encodes:
- the c13h2orf50 gene encoding uncharacterized protein C2orf50 homolog: MDRKGNVRRATSAGYRLPDRPNGPLASQSSVSVFRHSAGRARNGEPPAQNEDTRDPVKQDQVWREFVRAERSGVKEWEKNWSFLMNFDQLGHPRTETPLPNSVSLYSDRLPNTSNQMFGSSVYTELGNEMVRLDNLLILTSNHRKAKRNPEMQPC